One Danio rerio strain Tuebingen ecotype United States chromosome 13, GRCz12tu, whole genome shotgun sequence DNA window includes the following coding sequences:
- the LOC137487396 gene encoding uncharacterized protein has protein sequence MEALELKLEAVESQICTLEVRRTRLWEQQTLLVVPNAKATSSSKVSGRYNHITPSTSTPVSLSRSSAPGTRLGQASFTSTPGCHCAWVQPRKVLARSRGKTSPPPVFEISTENRFSPLRETDPNVAIVGDLIVGHVRAASSKGNKVRTFCFPGARVENISTQITTILGAAESPGAIVLHVGTNDTGLQQSEILKKDFRSLIETVRRTLPATQIIVSGPLPTYR, from the coding sequence atggaggcgttggagctgaAGCTGGAAGCAGTGGAGTCCCAGATTTGCACCCTCGAGGTGAGGCGGACGCGGCTGTGGGAACAACAAACTCTGCTTGTTGTGCCTAATGCTAAGGCCACCTCATCGTCTAAGGTAAGCGGAAGATACAACCACATCACTCCCTCAACCTCAACTCCTGTTTCTCTGTCCAGGTCCAGCGCACCAGGGACGCGGCTCGGCCAGGCGTCTTTCACGTCGACACCCGGCTGCCACTGTGCCTGGGTGCAGCCGCGTAAGGTGCTTGCCAGGTCCCGTGGCAAGACGTCTCCTCCTCccgtgttcgagatctccacggagaaccgcttctcccctctccgcgagaCGGATCCCAATGTGGCCATCGTCGGTGACTTGATCGTTGGccacgtccgtgccgcctcctccAAAGGTAAcaaagtacgtactttctgctttcctggtgcccgaGTTGagaatatttctacacagattacAACGATACTGGGtgctgccgagagccctggtgccaTCGTCCTCCACGTGGGGACGAACGACACCGGGCTCCagcagtcggagatcctgaagaaggacttcaggagcctgatcgagacggttcgacgcaccttgcccgccacgcagatcatcgtttctgggccgcttcctacctaccgttga